The sequence below is a genomic window from Flavobacterium sediminilitoris.
AAAAAACCTTTCCTTTCAGGAAAGGTTTTTTGTTTTTAACTTTGCTTATATTTATTACTATGAATGAGAATTTAGACCCTAATAAAGAGAGATTTACACCTCAAGATTTAGATATTGAGAAGGCTTTACGTCCTTTAAGTTTTGATGATTTTGCAGGACAGGATCATGTTTTGGAAAATTTGAAAGTTTTTGTTGAAGCAGCAAATCAAAGAGGAGAAGCACTAGATCATTCATTATTTCATGGTCCTCCAGGTTTGGGTAAAACAACATTGGCTAATATTTTGGCAAATGAATTAGGAGTTGGTATAAAAATCACGTCAGGACCTGTGTTAGATAAGCCAGGAGATTTGGCTGGTTTATTGACAAATTTAGAAGAAAGAGATGTCTTATTTATTGATGAGATTCATCGTTTAAGTCCTATAGTTGAAGAGTATTTATATTCTGCAATGGAAGATTATAAAATAGACATTATGATTGAAAGTGGGCCAAATGCAAGAACAGTTCAAATTCATTTGAATCCGTTTACATTGGTTGGTGCAACAACCCGTTCAGGATTATTGACTGCTCCAATGAGGGCTCGTTTTGGTATTCAAAGTAGATTACAGTACTATAATACAGAATTATTAGCTACAATTATTGAACGTAGTGCTACTATTTTAAAAGTTGAAATTGATCTAGAAGCAGCAATAGAAATAGCAGGAAGGAGTAGAGGAACACCGCGTATTGCAAATGCGTTATTGAGAAGAGTTCGTGATTTCGCTCAGATAAAAGGAAATGGTAGAGTTGATATAGAAATTACAAAGTATGCTTTAAAAGCACTAAATGTAGACGCAAATGGGTTAGATGAAATGGATAATAAAATTTTATCAACTATAATCGATAAATTTAAAGGAGGACCAGTTGGATTAACAACATTGGCTACTGCTGTTTCTGAAAATGGGGAAACAATCGAAGAAGTTTATGAACCGTTTTTGATACAAGAAGGGTTTATTATGAGAACACCTAGAGGAAGAGAAGTTACAGAGAAGGCTTATAAACATCTAGGAAAAATAAAAGCAAATATACAAGGAGGCTTGTTTTAATATAAAAATATGAATTCCTCTAAAAAAATTCCTGAAGTAACTGTTTTTAAGTTTCTAAAACATTCATTATCGATTTTAAAAAATCCGTTACCTTTTCATAAAGCTAATTTTAATTTTCATGGTGATATCTTCAAATTAAATATCGGGTTTGGAAGTTCTGTTATTTTTTCTAGAGATGCGAGTTTGTTGAGTTATGTGCTTCAAAAGAATCAAAAAAACTATACAAAGTCACCTATACAAACAAGAGATTTGGCTAAATATGTAGGAAAAGGACTTTTAACGTCAGAAGGGGAAAAATGGCAAAAACAACGCAAACTAATTCAGCCTGCTTTTCATAAAAGTCAATTATTGCTATTATTAGAAAATATCCAATCTATAATTGAATTTGAATTAGATAAAATAGTATGTAATAAACCGATTGATGTTTTTCCGATATTTAATGATTTAGCATTTCAAACAGTTGTAAAGTCATTGTTTAGTTCTGAAGTTAGTGATGATGAGATTAATAAACTTCAATATGTGACTGAGGTTACTCAACAAATGTTAGTTAAAGAATTGCGCCAACCTTATTTAGGTTGGTGGTTTAAGGCATCTGGAGACATTAAAAAACATTTAGGCTTAATAAATGAATCGAGAGACATTTTAAGAGGAATTGTAAATAAAAGAAAGCAGAATAATATTAAACAGAATGATTTATTAGAAATGTTGCTTAATGCTCAATATGAAGATGGGAGTATTATGGAAGAGCAACAATTACTAGATGAAATTTTAATTTTATTTGCGGCAGGACATGAGACAACATCAAATGCTTTAACATTTACAAGTGAATTGTTAGCTAGAAATAGTATCACTCAAGATAAAATATTAGAAGAAGTTAAACGACTTAAAAAGGAATCTTCAGATATTATGTATTGGTTGAAAAATGCAAGTTATACCAAGCAAGTTATTGAAGAATCAATGCGATTATTTCCTCCAGCATATTTCATTGATAGAATTAATAAAGAAGATGATGAATATGAGGGATTTCATTTCCCTAAAGGATCAAGCATATTGTTTTCAGTTTATGAAATTCATAGACATCCTGATTTTTGGGAAAATCCAGAAGAATTTATTCCTGAACGTTTTTCAAATGAAAGTGTAAAGTTCTCTAAAAATTATTTTCCTTTTGGAGCAGGTCAACGTATGTGTATAGGAAATAATTTTGCAATGTATGAAATGATTTTAGCAATAATGACTATCGTTGAACGATATCAAATAATAGAAAAAACAACGCCAATTAAAATAAAGCCTTTAATTACACTTAAGCCTTTAGATGCTATATTAGAGTTTAAACTACGATTGTAAAATCTGTAAGATGAATAATAAAGAAAAATATTCATTATTAATAAAAGAAGAAGCTAAGCGATTAGGATTTCTTTCTTGTGGTATTTCTAAAGCAGAATTCTTAGAGGAAGAAGCACCTAGATTAGAAAATTGGTTAAATCATCAACATAATGGTCAGATGGCTTATATGGAAAACCATTTTGATAAGAGGCTTAATCCTACGCTATTAGTAGATGGAGCAAAAAGTGTTATTTCGTTGTTATTAAATTATTTTCCTTCAGAAAAACAAAATGAAGATTCATATAAGATTTCAAAATATGCTTATGGTCAAGATTATCATTTTGTAATAAAAGAAAAGCTAAAAGAACTATTAAATTTTATTCAAGAAGAGATAGGTGAAGTTTCTGGAAGAGCATTTGTAGATTCTGCACCTGTTTTAGATAAAGCTTGGGCTGCAAAAAGCGGATTAGGTTGGGTAGGAAAAAACAGCAATCTTATTACTCAAAAAGTGGGTTCTTTCTATTTTATTGCAGAGTTAATAGTTGATTTGAATCTGGAGTATGATACTATAACTACAGATCATTGTGGCTCTTGTACAGCTTGCTTAGATGCTTGTCCTACAGAAGCTATAATAGCACCTTATATTGTTGATGGGAGCAAATGTATTTCATATTTTACAATTGAGTTAAAAGAGAATATTCCTTTAGAAATGAAAGGTAAATTTAATGATTGGGCATTTGGGTGTGATGTTTGTCAGGATGTTTGTCCTTGGAATCGATTTTCAAAACCACACAATGAACCTCTTTTTAATCCTAATAAAGAGTTGCTGTCTTTTTCTAAAAAAGATTGGGAAGAAATAACAAAAGATACTTTTAATAAAGTATTTAAAAATTCAGCAGTAAAAAGGACTAAATTAGAAGGGCTACAAAGAAACATTAGTTTCTTGTTAGGTAAATGATAAGTTAAGGAGATTGAAATATTTTATATATTTGGAACACTAAAATTCCAATACTGTGAAAAAACATTACTATCTATTACTTATTATTCATTTATCATTTTTTAGTTTTTCTCAAAATTTACCAAATGATTGTCAAAATTATATCCAAGCATGTGACAATCAAAATATTTCTTATAATGTTTCAGGAGCCGGTGTTCAAGAAATTATTCCAGAATCATGTAGTAGTAGTGAGCACAATTCACTTTGGTTAAGAGTTACAATAGATCAACCGGGAACTTTAGGTTTCACAATTGTTCCACAAAGTACAGATATAAATGAAGATTATGATTTTTGGGTTTTCGGACCAGTGTCAGATTGTAGTAATTTAGGAGCTCCCATACGTTGTTCTACTACAAACCCTGCTGCTGCTGGACAAACCAATAATCATACAGGATTAAATGCTTCGTCAATTGATATAAATGAAGGACCAGGTGCTGATGGTAATGGTTTTGTAAGACAACTAACTGCTCTGTCTGGTCAAAGCTATTTTATAGTAATTGATAGACCAATAGGGAATTCTCCTTTTTCCTTGACTTGGACAGGAACTGCTACTATTTTGAATCCTTTTAAAAATATAAATTTTCCTGATTATCCTGATGTAGTTCTTTGTGATGAAGGCTTAGATAATTTAGAATTGTATGATTTCTCAGTTTTAGATAATATTATTTTAACAGGCCTAACAGATTTTTTTATAACATACCATAATTCTTTGCAAGACGCGTCATTAAATAATAATCCAATTATTGGAGCAGCTAATTTAAATGAAGGGACATATTATGCTAGAATTTCATCATTAACAGCACAGTGTACTGAAATAAAAACAGTTAATCTAATTTTTGATAATATATCTACAAATGATGTAATAGAAACCGTTTGTGAAAACACAGCAGCAAATACAATTGATTATGATTTAAGCAATTCGAATAATAGTATTTATACAGGAACGCAAGTAGTAACGTATAAATATTTTACAAATTTAACAGACGCAAATAATAATACAAATGAGATAACAAATTGGCAAAATAGAACATTGTCATTGGGTTCACATGAGTTTTATGTTCGAACTGAAAAAGGAACTTGTTTTGATACTTCAAAGTTAACCATAAATGTAATTCAAAGGCCAGTAATTAACCCTATAGTAGAATTAAAGCAATGTGATGATGATACAGATGGGTTTAGTGCTTTTAATCTTACGGAAGCAGAAGATCTAATTGTCGCTAATTCAACAGGTTTGACAATAAGCTATTTCCTAAATTTAACAGATGCACAAGACAATATAAATACGATTACAAATGTTACATCTTTTGTTAATCAAACTATAAACACACAAACTATATATTATAGAGTAACAAATACTAATGATTGTTTTAGAGTTGGTCAATTAGATTTAATAGTTTCTGCAACTCAAATTCCAACTACTTTTTCACCAATAGTGATTACTTCTTGTGATGATACTTTTGGAACTAATAATGATGGAATCGCAACTTTTGACTTTAGTGGAACTCAAACTGTAATAGCAGGATTGTTTACAGGGCAAGTGGTAAATGTAACGTTTTATGAAAATGTTCAAGATGCTTTAGCAGAAGTTAATCAAATTGATATAGCAAATGCTTCAGCATATACGAATGATAATTCACCAAATACGCAAGATATTTATGTAAGAGTTGATAGCGATTTGAATAATGATTGTGTCGGTTTAGGTAAGTATGTAAGTTTGCAAGTTGAAAATCACCCTATTGTTCCTCCAAAAGAAATAAGAGGTTGTGATGATGATAATGACGGAATAATAGATTTTATAACAACTGATATTGAAACAGAATTATTAAATGGATTAACAAATGTGTCAGTAACATATATAGATGCTAATAATGTAGTATATGATGATTTACCAAATCCATTTACTACAGCATCTCAAATAATGACAGTTACACTTAAAAATGACACGGCAAAAGAATGTCTTTTTGTAACAACGTTAGAATTTATTGTTGATAACAAACCAACAGCAAATCCAATTCAACCAGATTTACTTGTAAAATGTGATGATGATGAAATAAATCCATTGCAACAAAATGGTAAATTTAATTTTGATACATCAACTTTTGATAATATAATTAAAGGGACTCAAACTAGAGTCGTTATTGAATATTATGATGAGAATAATGATTTATTACCAAGTCCGTTACCAAATCCTTTTGAAATAGGGACACAAGATATAACAGTCAAAGTTATAAATGAAGATAATAATGATTGTTATGATACTATTGTTTTGTCGTTTATTGTAAATCCAGTTCCTAATATTTATATTGAAGGAGAGGAAGAGATTATTTGTACTGATGACCCTAGTGATTCACAAGTTTTAAATGCAGGATTAGTCGATGAAACAACCATTGACGATTATACATATCAGTGGTATTTTAATAATCAAATTATTGTTGGAGCAGATCAATATAATTTAACGGTTACAAATTCAGGAAATTATAGTGTAGATGTAATTGATAATAATTTGTGTTCTAGTACAAGAAATATTGTGGTAATTCCATCAAATATTGCTGTAATTAATAATATAGAAATTGTTGATTTGGTAGATTCAAATACAATAACAGTTTTAGTAACAGGTGACGGAAATTATCAATATAGTTTAGATGGAGAGAATTATCAAGAGAGTAATGTTTTCTATGATGTTCAAGCTGGATTAAAAACGGTGTATGTTTATGACTTAAATGGTTGTGGTATTACATCAGAAACAGTAAGTGTTTTATCTGTCCCAAAATATTTTACACCAAATGGAGATGGAATTAACGATTTTTGGAATGTTAAAGGGTTTAATGAAAGATTTCAAGAAAGCACTTTGATTTCTATTTTTGATAGATATGGAAAATTATTGAAGCAAATTTCGTCATTTTCTCAAGGATGGGATGGAACATTTAATACAGTAAATATGCCTTCTTCTGATTATTGGTATTCAATTGAATTATTAGATGGACGAGTTAAAAAAGGACATTTTTCATTAATAAGATAGAAAATATAAATAAAACACCAGTTTTTACACTGGTGTTTTAACTGCAAGCAACGAAAACGTTCTGCGAAAATGTAATTAATTTGAAGAATAATTAAATTTAAAAAAGCAGAATTTTTTATTTAAGTAAGGTTGTTTTGTTCATTTATTTTTAAATAAGCAAGCCTTTTTAATTTTTTATATTGAAATAGAAAAGATTCAATATTATTTTTAAAAAGGATATGGTCATTTAAATAATAAGTTTCGCATTCAATGTCTTCACATTCTTTTAATCCGTCTGTTTTTCTAATGTAAAATATTAGATTTGCTAGTAAAATGTTATTTTCTTTTTCTTTTGTTTCTAGTTTTTCAATAATTTTACTATAGATGTCATTGTTTTTTTTGTTTTTTAAAAGCTGTTTAAAAAATACTATTTCGGCATTAATACAGTCTACTTCTTCTTTCCATAAAAGAATATCTTTATTGATAAATTGTCTCTCAATATCATCTTTGTCATAATGCTTTTTGACTAAATTATTCATCCTTTTAAGTATTTATAATTGTTTAATTTTTAACAGAGATTATCTCTATTGTGCTTATTCCAGTAGGGAATTGCCAATTGATTTTATCATTTTGAGCATAACCAAATAAAGCAAGGCCCATTGGAGCTAATACAGATATTTTATTATTTGCTACATCACTTTTTTCTGGAGTAACAATTTGATATGTTCTTTCTTTATCAAAAGCTGTTTTAATGGTTACAATAGAATTAAATCGAACAATGTCTTCAGGTATTTTTGCACTATCAAGTACTTTTGCTTCTTTTAATTCATCTATTAATTTTTCAAAAGACAATCGATATGTTTTATCATTTTTATTGTGAGAATTCGAAAAAAGGTGCTTTAAAGTTTCAAGTTCTTTTTTATCAATAATTATTTTTCCGTACTTCATGATTCAAAAATTAGTTTTAATTAATTGATCTTTATTAAGGGAAAATTCCTCTTTCAATATAGGCTGTTTCAATTCGACTAATAGCTATTGTATATGCAGCCGTTCTCCAATCAATTTTATTAGTATTAGCTAGTTTTTCAACTCTTTTATAGTTTATAGTCAGTTTTTTTTCTATTTTAAACATCACTTCGTCTAATGGCCATAATTCTCCATTTCTATTTTGAAGCCATTCAAAATAACTTCCTATAACTCCTCCTGAATTACATAAAATATCTGGTATTATGGTAACATTTTTATTAAGTAATATATGTTCTGCTTCATTGTTAATAGGGCCATTAGCTCCTTCTGCAATAATTTTAGACTTAATTTTGTCTGCGTTTTTTTCTGTTATTTGATTCCCTAAAGCAGCAGGAATAATAAAGTCACATTCTAAACCGAAAAAATCATCAGGATTCATTTCTGTTGCACCTTCAAAACCTTTGGTAGAACCTTTTCTAGGTTTGCAATGTTCGTATAAATCTTCAACAGAAATTCCATTAGTATTAATTAGAGTAGCATGAGCATCTTGAGTCGCAATTAAAATAGCTCCATCATTATTTAAAAAATGAGAAGCCCAATAGCCAACGTTTCCGTAGCCTTGTACAATAAATTTTTTTCCTTTTAAAGTTTCGTTTCGTCCTTCAAATAACAATCTAAGAGTTAGATAAACACCAAAGCCTGTGGCTCTATCTCTACCTTCTAAACCGCCACTTCCAACAGGTTTTCCTGTTACAACATGTTTGTGGTTAGATCTTTCATTAGGAGATTTAGTAGACATGAATGTGTCTGCCATCCATGCCATTGTTTGTTCATTTGTGTTTACATCAGGTGCAGGAATATCATATTCAGAACCAATGTTATCACCTAATGCATAAGTAAATCGTCTTGTAATTCTTTCAAGTTCAGATAATGAATAGTTTCTTGGATCAATCTGAATTCCACCTTTTGCACCACCATATGGTAATCCTGCTAATGATGTTTTCCAAGTCATCCACATGGCTAAAGCCTTTGCATCATCTACATCAACAGTTGGATGATATCTCAATCCTCCTTTATATGGACCTAATGCATTGTTGTGCTGTACTCTATAACCTGTAAATATTTCAACATTACCATTGTCCATTTTTACAGGGAAATGGATAATTATTTCGTTATTAGTGATAGACAAAATCTTTCTAATATTAGAATTAAGATTCATTGAATCTGCAGTTTTGTTAAACTGTTCTAATACATTGTCTAGCATTGTTTTCTGTTTTTTTACTTCTAAAATTTCCATATTATTTATATTCTTCACAATATTTTTTTTTGTTTTCTATCCAAGTACAGAATATGTTATTTTCGCAATTTGAACAAATTCCAATAAGACTATTTGTAGTGCTTATTTCTTCAAGTAGGGCAGAAGGTTCAGGATCAAGTAAAGTTTCCATATTTTATAATTTAACATGAATCCTATTAGTCAATCTGTGTGCCATATTTTTTTGATTTTATGTAATTGTTTAAAAATCAATTAATTGATTTTTATTTTTTGTTCTTGCTTTATTTTTAATATGAGTATATATACACCAAACGGGGTGTTTTACCCCGTTTTTTCCTTTGAAGCTATTAAGTGTGCTAAAAAAAGAATATTATTATTTTAGAAGCTTTTGTCTTAGTGTTTTTCGGTCTATTTGTAGAATTTCTGCAGCTTTTGTTTTGTTATTATTTACAGCAGCTAGAACTTTTAAAATATATGATTTCTCAATTTCATGTAAGGACTTCAGTTTTTCATGTTCTATTGGTTCTTTGTACTTTAATGATTTAGGTAATGAGTTGGTATCAATAATTTTATCGCTTAAAATAATAAGGCGTTGAATAATATTTTCTAGTTCTCTAATGTTTCCTGGCCAATTATGTCTAGTTAGAATGTCAATGGCTTTTTGAGTTATTGTAACATCGGGTTTTCCATATTCTTTTCCATATTTTTTCAGGAAAGTAGTAATCAACACAGGGATGTCTGTTTTTCTATCTCTTAAAGGCGTAGTTTCAATATTTACGACATTAAGTCTATAGTATAAATCTTCTCTAAATGTACCATTTTCAATGGAGTTTTGTAGATTACTATTAGTCGCAGAAATAATTCTAACATTTATTTTTTGTGGCTTTTGAGAACCAATCATATAAATTTCTTTTTCCTGTAAAACTCTAAGTAGTCTAGTTTGAACAGAATGTGTCGCTGTTCCTATTTCATCTAAAAAGATAGTTCCGTTTTCAGCAGCATGAAATAATCCAGCTTTAGTTTCATTTGCTCCAGTAAATGCACCTTTTACATAACCAAATAATTCAGATTCAATCAGATTTTCAGGAATTCCTCCACAATTGACAGATATAAAAGGTTTTGATGCAAAATTACCATTATAATGAATTGAACGTGCAATTAACTCTTTTCCTGTGCCACTTTCTCCTTGTATTAAAACGGTTGCTTTATTGTTTTTTACTCTTTTTATGATGTCAATTAACTGTGTGTGTTCTTTAGATATCCCTACTAAATTAGTAATAAAATCATCGGAATCTTCTACTTTTTTATTTAAAGGATTCTTTTTTTTATTTTTAAGGCAATTATGGATTGATTTTTTTAATTCTTCAAAAGTAAATGGTTTTGTTAAATAGTCTAATGCTCCAGATTTTACAGCATTAATAGCAGTATCCACAGAAGGAAACCCTGTTATAACTAATTTAGGGATATTAGGAAAATGTTCATCAGCATATTTTATAAGCTCAATACCATTTATTTCAGGCATTTGTAAATCTGTAATTAAGAGATCAATAGTAGAAGATTTTAAAATGTCTATAGCTTCAATAACAGAAGTGGCCTTATATGAATGAAAGTTTAGATCTTTTAAATTACGTTGTAGTAATTCTAGCATATCATAATTGTCATCTACAATTAAAATGTTTTCTTTTTTTAAACTCATCACTTTTCTTTTAGAGGTAAAATAATTTGAAAATTAGTCCCTTTAGGTTTGTTGTTTACTACTTTTATTTCGCCTTTATGACTTCTAATTATTCCATGAACAACGCTTAGTCCAAGACCTGAACC
It includes:
- the ruvB gene encoding Holliday junction branch migration DNA helicase RuvB is translated as MNENLDPNKERFTPQDLDIEKALRPLSFDDFAGQDHVLENLKVFVEAANQRGEALDHSLFHGPPGLGKTTLANILANELGVGIKITSGPVLDKPGDLAGLLTNLEERDVLFIDEIHRLSPIVEEYLYSAMEDYKIDIMIESGPNARTVQIHLNPFTLVGATTRSGLLTAPMRARFGIQSRLQYYNTELLATIIERSATILKVEIDLEAAIEIAGRSRGTPRIANALLRRVRDFAQIKGNGRVDIEITKYALKALNVDANGLDEMDNKILSTIIDKFKGGPVGLTTLATAVSENGETIEEVYEPFLIQEGFIMRTPRGREVTEKAYKHLGKIKANIQGGLF
- a CDS encoding cytochrome P450, which codes for MNSSKKIPEVTVFKFLKHSLSILKNPLPFHKANFNFHGDIFKLNIGFGSSVIFSRDASLLSYVLQKNQKNYTKSPIQTRDLAKYVGKGLLTSEGEKWQKQRKLIQPAFHKSQLLLLLENIQSIIEFELDKIVCNKPIDVFPIFNDLAFQTVVKSLFSSEVSDDEINKLQYVTEVTQQMLVKELRQPYLGWWFKASGDIKKHLGLINESRDILRGIVNKRKQNNIKQNDLLEMLLNAQYEDGSIMEEQQLLDEILILFAAGHETTSNALTFTSELLARNSITQDKILEEVKRLKKESSDIMYWLKNASYTKQVIEESMRLFPPAYFIDRINKEDDEYEGFHFPKGSSILFSVYEIHRHPDFWENPEEFIPERFSNESVKFSKNYFPFGAGQRMCIGNNFAMYEMILAIMTIVERYQIIEKTTPIKIKPLITLKPLDAILEFKLRL
- the queG gene encoding tRNA epoxyqueuosine(34) reductase QueG → MNNKEKYSLLIKEEAKRLGFLSCGISKAEFLEEEAPRLENWLNHQHNGQMAYMENHFDKRLNPTLLVDGAKSVISLLLNYFPSEKQNEDSYKISKYAYGQDYHFVIKEKLKELLNFIQEEIGEVSGRAFVDSAPVLDKAWAAKSGLGWVGKNSNLITQKVGSFYFIAELIVDLNLEYDTITTDHCGSCTACLDACPTEAIIAPYIVDGSKCISYFTIELKENIPLEMKGKFNDWAFGCDVCQDVCPWNRFSKPHNEPLFNPNKELLSFSKKDWEEITKDTFNKVFKNSAVKRTKLEGLQRNISFLLGK
- a CDS encoding T9SS type B sorting domain-containing protein, translated to MKKHYYLLLIIHLSFFSFSQNLPNDCQNYIQACDNQNISYNVSGAGVQEIIPESCSSSEHNSLWLRVTIDQPGTLGFTIVPQSTDINEDYDFWVFGPVSDCSNLGAPIRCSTTNPAAAGQTNNHTGLNASSIDINEGPGADGNGFVRQLTALSGQSYFIVIDRPIGNSPFSLTWTGTATILNPFKNINFPDYPDVVLCDEGLDNLELYDFSVLDNIILTGLTDFFITYHNSLQDASLNNNPIIGAANLNEGTYYARISSLTAQCTEIKTVNLIFDNISTNDVIETVCENTAANTIDYDLSNSNNSIYTGTQVVTYKYFTNLTDANNNTNEITNWQNRTLSLGSHEFYVRTEKGTCFDTSKLTINVIQRPVINPIVELKQCDDDTDGFSAFNLTEAEDLIVANSTGLTISYFLNLTDAQDNINTITNVTSFVNQTINTQTIYYRVTNTNDCFRVGQLDLIVSATQIPTTFSPIVITSCDDTFGTNNDGIATFDFSGTQTVIAGLFTGQVVNVTFYENVQDALAEVNQIDIANASAYTNDNSPNTQDIYVRVDSDLNNDCVGLGKYVSLQVENHPIVPPKEIRGCDDDNDGIIDFITTDIETELLNGLTNVSVTYIDANNVVYDDLPNPFTTASQIMTVTLKNDTAKECLFVTTLEFIVDNKPTANPIQPDLLVKCDDDEINPLQQNGKFNFDTSTFDNIIKGTQTRVVIEYYDENNDLLPSPLPNPFEIGTQDITVKVINEDNNDCYDTIVLSFIVNPVPNIYIEGEEEIICTDDPSDSQVLNAGLVDETTIDDYTYQWYFNNQIIVGADQYNLTVTNSGNYSVDVIDNNLCSSTRNIVVIPSNIAVINNIEIVDLVDSNTITVLVTGDGNYQYSLDGENYQESNVFYDVQAGLKTVYVYDLNGCGITSETVSVLSVPKYFTPNGDGINDFWNVKGFNERFQESTLISIFDRYGKLLKQISSFSQGWDGTFNTVNMPSSDYWYSIELLDGRVKKGHFSLIR
- a CDS encoding GreA/GreB family elongation factor gives rise to the protein MKYGKIIIDKKELETLKHLFSNSHNKNDKTYRLSFEKLIDELKEAKVLDSAKIPEDIVRFNSIVTIKTAFDKERTYQIVTPEKSDVANNKISVLAPMGLALFGYAQNDKINWQFPTGISTIEIISVKN
- a CDS encoding Glu/Leu/Phe/Val family dehydrogenase, with protein sequence MEILEVKKQKTMLDNVLEQFNKTADSMNLNSNIRKILSITNNEIIIHFPVKMDNGNVEIFTGYRVQHNNALGPYKGGLRYHPTVDVDDAKALAMWMTWKTSLAGLPYGGAKGGIQIDPRNYSLSELERITRRFTYALGDNIGSEYDIPAPDVNTNEQTMAWMADTFMSTKSPNERSNHKHVVTGKPVGSGGLEGRDRATGFGVYLTLRLLFEGRNETLKGKKFIVQGYGNVGYWASHFLNNDGAILIATQDAHATLINTNGISVEDLYEHCKPRKGSTKGFEGATEMNPDDFFGLECDFIIPAALGNQITEKNADKIKSKIIAEGANGPINNEAEHILLNKNVTIIPDILCNSGGVIGSYFEWLQNRNGELWPLDEVMFKIEKKLTINYKRVEKLANTNKIDWRTAAYTIAISRIETAYIERGIFP
- a CDS encoding sigma-54-dependent transcriptional regulator, whose protein sequence is MSLKKENILIVDDNYDMLELLQRNLKDLNFHSYKATSVIEAIDILKSSTIDLLITDLQMPEINGIELIKYADEHFPNIPKLVITGFPSVDTAINAVKSGALDYLTKPFTFEELKKSIHNCLKNKKKNPLNKKVEDSDDFITNLVGISKEHTQLIDIIKRVKNNKATVLIQGESGTGKELIARSIHYNGNFASKPFISVNCGGIPENLIESELFGYVKGAFTGANETKAGLFHAAENGTIFLDEIGTATHSVQTRLLRVLQEKEIYMIGSQKPQKINVRIISATNSNLQNSIENGTFREDLYYRLNVVNIETTPLRDRKTDIPVLITTFLKKYGKEYGKPDVTITQKAIDILTRHNWPGNIRELENIIQRLIILSDKIIDTNSLPKSLKYKEPIEHEKLKSLHEIEKSYILKVLAAVNNNKTKAAEILQIDRKTLRQKLLK